The Leptospira meyeri region CATAATCTGCATGAAATTTAATTTGTGATGAGTAGTTTTGGAGTAAGTCTATTGCAAGCTCTTTATCCCTTTGAATTAGATTTTTCCAGCCCATTATATCCAAAAACGTTAGTATTTTTGTCATATTATCTCCTTTAATATATTTAAATTTATCGCACTGTCGTATAACGAACTAGGCTTACTGAAGTTGTCCGACCCTGAGTCCCGGACGGGACGTTAGGGACTGGCACGTAGTTTGCAGATGCAAACGAGTGACAGGAGGACAATTTGGCGCAGCCCGAGCGAGGGCTCGTCCCGAAGCGAAGCAGTAAGCCGCTGTTATACGCCGTTTTTAATAGATAACATTTCGATTGTTTTTTTAAGATTTTCTTCCGTTTTTATTCTTTTCTTTGCCTTTTCGATTCCAATATCAGAGAACGTTTTAGCAATTTTCGGTAGATTCATTCTTAGATTTATTTCTTTAAGCAGATAAATAAAGTAAATATCGTTCATTATGTAATATTTATCTAAAACTTTGACACTTTTATTATTATCGAATTCAGAAGGTTTTATTAAGTCAAAAGGTTTCGGAAAGTTTTCAAAATCCTTATAGAATTGAGATCCATATTCTTCAAAAGCATTGAAAATTCGATCTAGAGAGTGAATATTTTCTTCTTTTTTTGTTTTAATTTTCCATTGATAGGCACCGTTTCCGTTAGGACTTAAGCGTTCTCTAATTAGACAAGATGCACAAGAAATTTTGGAAGGATCGAACTTTCCAGCTAAATCTGGTATAAAGTCAAAATGAATTGCTGTTTCGCAATATAATGTTCCACCCATCCAGGTTCCATATATTCCGAAAATTTGAATTATATTGTAATTTGTCTTTTTGTAAAAGTTGAAACCATTACCTTTCCAACCTTTCTCTTTTAATTTTGGAGCTAAAAATTCGTTTGAAAGTGTCTTG contains the following coding sequences:
- a CDS encoding DUF4304 domain-containing protein, which encodes PNTTALRLTAGKRCASALTASLGLRHIPLRHSSRSARRRADANAYFVGSATRNVVSPSSLYAIFNSKFNHMNAKEIKTLSNEFLAPKLKEKGWKGNGFNFYKKTNYNIIQIFGIYGTWMGGTLYCETAIHFDFIPDLAGKFDPSKISCASCLIRERLSPNGNGAYQWKIKTKKEENIHSLDRIFNAFEEYGSQFYKDFENFPKPFDLIKPSEFDNNKSVKVLDKYYIMNDIYFIYLLKEINLRMNLPKIAKTFSDIGIEKAKKRIKTEENLKKTIEMLSIKNGV